The Thiorhodovibrio frisius genome segment ATTGCTGGCCGACCATGTAATTATGATCCTAGGCCAAGAGCAGTGGCGCAATCGCGTACGCGAGGCTGGCCCAGTCTTCGTTCGGTCGCGTTTCGGTCTGGAGCGGATGCTGGATGAAACGTTAAACCTATATCGCCTCTAGTGGCGACCCGAACCGCGGAGCGAACTAAAGTGTTTTGCGTCGAGCATCTCAACGCGCTCAGGCTGGCTGAGATCGAAAAGACCCTGCCCTATTTGCGGCCCGTCGGAGCGCGTGTGTTGGAATTGGGCGCCGGCACAGGCCAGCAGGCACTCGAGCTGGAGCGGCACGGCTTCTCGGTTGAAGCAATCGAGCTTTCAGATTCGAACTACGCCGAGGATCGTCTGTTCAACATTACCGACTACGACGGACGCCATATCCCGTTCGCTGACGCGAGCTTCGACATCGTCTTTTCGTCAAACGTGCTTGAGCATGTTCCAGATCTAGCCGGAATGCACGCAGAGATCCGGCGTGTGCTAAAGCCAACCGGTTATGCTGTTCACATTCTACCAACTCACGCGTGGCGCTTCTGGACAACCGTCTCGGCATTCCCGACGGCCTTTATGTATGCAGCCACAATCCGCGGCCAACTTGTGCCGCGCTTGTCGCGTAATGTTGCGGAAATCCGGCGCTTGTTGGGTGCCTGGTATCGGGCTGGACTGTACTTGCTCGCGCCTTTCGGGCAGCGCCGACATGGTGAGAGGGGCAATATCATCTCCGAGACGTGGCTGTTCCATCCGAGTTGGTGGCGCCGAAACTTCCGCGCCAACGGTTTTGACATCATTGAGGACGAACCGTTAGGACTATTTTATACTGGCCATATGACGTTCGGCATGCGCTGGTCGCTTGAGCGGCGGGCCCGGTTGGCGCGTGTTCTCGGCAGCGCCACGCATTTGTTCGAGCTCAAGGCAAGCGGCTCGCCAAAAGCTCAGGCTACTGCTGTCGTAAATCCAGTGGAGGTATCGCATGCGCCGGTTTAACGGAGCAATGCTTAGAAACCCAAAGGTTTTTCTGTGTGCGGCCTAGCCGGCTTCATTGACGTCAAGCAACGCCTGGCCGCGGATGAGCGTGCGCGCATCGCGCGCGCCATGGGCATGGCAATCGAGCATCGCGGACCAGATGACTGGGGTGTGCACCAGGAGCCTGAGGCCGGTCTCGTATTGTCGTTTCGTCGGCTTGCGATTATCGACTTATCTTCTACGGGTCAGCAGCCGATGATTTCGGCTTCGGGCCGTTCTGTCATCGCGTACAATGGGGAGATCTATAACGCAGCGGAGATCGCCAAAGAGTTGGAGGGGGTGGGGCACAGGTTTCGCGGTCATTCGGATACGGAGGTCTTGCTCGAGGCTTTTGACCGCTGGGGTGTCGAAGAGACAATGCCGCGACTCGTCGGCATGTTCGCCATCGCTTTCTACCGTCGCGAGAGCCGACGCCTGACCCTGATTCGCGACCGACTTGGCAAGAAGCCGCTCTACTTCGGGAAAGTTCGCGGCACGGTGTTCTTCGGCTCGCAGCCCAAGTCGTTTTTCGCGCATCCCTCCTGGTCGCCCGAGATCGACCGCAAGAGCGTCGCCGCCTTCATGCGCTGGGGCTATGTGCCCGCTCCGCGCTCGATTTATCGGGGTGTCGAGAGCCTGAGACCCGCCGAGCGCATCGATATCGTCGCGGGC includes the following:
- a CDS encoding class I SAM-dependent methyltransferase, whose product is MFCVEHLNALRLAEIEKTLPYLRPVGARVLELGAGTGQQALELERHGFSVEAIELSDSNYAEDRLFNITDYDGRHIPFADASFDIVFSSNVLEHVPDLAGMHAEIRRVLKPTGYAVHILPTHAWRFWTTVSAFPTAFMYAATIRGQLVPRLSRNVAEIRRLLGAWYRAGLYLLAPFGQRRHGERGNIISETWLFHPSWWRRNFRANGFDIIEDEPLGLFYTGHMTFGMRWSLERRARLARVLGSATHLFELKASGSPKAQATAVVNPVEVSHAPV